Proteins found in one Tsukamurella paurometabola DSM 20162 genomic segment:
- a CDS encoding DNA cytosine methyltransferase, which yields MIEHESFTSESKWRAAEFFAGIGLAGIGLEKADIKVAWSNDISPVKYALYEKHFGEREGHRYIVGDLATLEASQDPIDIDVAWASFPCTDLSVAGTRAGIHRGTSSSAFWYFVKTLSRMKESRPSVVVLENVNALATRRGGEDIASVIRALNGLGYSVDVMSIDAKHFVAQSRPRLFLVGAKNVVVEGGSGSSLLRPPWLNAIFEDDSLVTHRGALPTLPSTDKIGLASHIDRLDDDDSRWWNEGRVAAYLSSLSEIQRERLDALISANVPAVRTAYRRMRSGEPRWEMRNDDIAGCLRTSRGGSSKQALIVVNAHGRLQIRWMTPKEYASLMGVPEYDIEGVKPHHAYSGFGDAVCTPVVEWLSKNYIVPILESIQQDRIATAC from the coding sequence ATGATCGAACACGAAAGTTTCACATCAGAGTCCAAGTGGCGCGCTGCGGAGTTCTTTGCGGGGATTGGCCTCGCTGGTATCGGGCTGGAGAAAGCGGACATAAAGGTTGCCTGGTCTAATGATATCTCTCCAGTAAAGTACGCGTTGTACGAGAAACATTTTGGCGAGCGAGAAGGCCACCGCTACATTGTCGGGGATCTAGCTACTCTAGAAGCGTCTCAGGATCCAATAGATATCGACGTAGCGTGGGCGTCGTTTCCATGCACGGATCTTTCTGTTGCCGGCACTCGCGCCGGAATTCACCGCGGCACATCTAGCTCAGCATTCTGGTACTTTGTGAAGACTCTTAGCAGGATGAAGGAATCGCGACCGTCGGTGGTTGTTCTGGAAAATGTGAACGCACTTGCGACACGGCGTGGAGGTGAAGATATCGCGAGCGTTATTCGCGCCCTCAACGGACTGGGATACTCTGTCGACGTCATGTCGATCGATGCGAAACATTTCGTGGCACAGTCGAGGCCTCGTCTTTTTCTAGTAGGCGCAAAGAACGTAGTCGTGGAAGGGGGAAGCGGATCGAGCCTCCTCAGGCCACCATGGCTGAATGCAATATTTGAAGACGACTCGCTAGTTACCCACCGTGGTGCTCTACCCACGCTGCCTTCTACTGACAAAATCGGACTGGCATCTCATATTGACCGGCTCGACGACGACGATTCGCGCTGGTGGAACGAGGGACGCGTGGCAGCCTATCTGTCGTCCCTATCTGAGATTCAGCGTGAACGGTTAGATGCCCTCATTTCGGCTAACGTCCCTGCGGTGCGGACAGCCTACCGGAGGATGCGATCAGGTGAGCCGCGATGGGAAATGAGAAATGACGACATCGCGGGCTGCCTCCGGACTTCCCGTGGCGGGTCATCAAAGCAAGCGCTCATTGTGGTGAATGCCCATGGACGGCTGCAAATACGTTGGATGACTCCGAAAGAGTATGCGAGTCTCATGGGGGTTCCTGAGTACGATATTGAGGGAGTGAAGCCACATCACGCTTACTCTGGATTCGGAGATGCGGTTTGCACCCCGGTTGTCGAATGGCTCTCGAAGAACTATATCGTTCCGATCTTGGAATCGATCCAGCAAGACAGGATAGCTACCGCGTGCTAA
- a CDS encoding ATP-binding protein: protein MTTPRDEELFSFSWLALKLLGRGLYSNPWSALSELVANGLDANAETVYVYIDASIKSNATVEVIDDGDGMSRDEIGLYAQVGRNKRNDEPENNSAKNPPKGRKGIGKLAALYLSNHFFLHTRQVDSATSWELDARDERVSEDEHPRLVATTAGPETPNETLWNSLASGTRITLQNVDLTGYGEQSITALGSRLANQFLLPESNSGGTIHIWVRKRADETNPRYGPVEKTVAYKNLVEVSQNFDPEDVADAQPSDFQPSGRSVRIPAKGAPGGEILKPAKFTKFQHDTLEDEAWKEIESRVDRKRKTYDNVPFELTGWIGVHATIDSAAARENDARFVKNRYYNPAQIRVYVRGKLASDRLLSQLGLTGTYTNYIEGEISFDILDEDTLPDIATSNRQDFDETDGRVTLLKALVRPIVRRLMLSRQEIATEIARAVTAEKERRDTSSKQQFSHEVQEELAQRTELSDTSRAELHMVITNKIQGDVSPKQKYRVFISHARKDRAFATMIDELLQLKGAKKDEIFFTSRPGDIEYALDDRALSMIIKDSITHSNTLIFYLTSKNFLASQYCLFEGGAGWATRSIGDYLKLNVDYKSIPAFLTNGRSEVTVLNGTSIELTVDLHNYFIRGILNPMISHLNRGREITGEPLISEFEIPSVPTEFELKKQGRTAADFFNEEISEYWQILVEDTIDEYLSDYPKP, encoded by the coding sequence GTGACCACGCCGCGCGATGAAGAACTGTTTAGCTTCAGCTGGCTTGCACTAAAACTTCTTGGACGGGGGCTCTATTCGAATCCATGGAGCGCATTGTCCGAGCTCGTAGCCAACGGTCTAGACGCAAACGCTGAAACTGTCTATGTATACATCGATGCATCCATCAAATCCAACGCAACGGTGGAAGTCATTGACGATGGCGACGGTATGAGCAGGGACGAGATCGGCTTATACGCCCAGGTCGGCAGAAACAAGCGGAACGACGAACCGGAAAACAACTCAGCAAAGAATCCACCCAAAGGAAGAAAGGGAATCGGCAAACTCGCAGCGTTGTACCTATCTAACCACTTTTTCCTTCACACTCGACAAGTTGATAGCGCTACAAGTTGGGAACTCGACGCCCGAGATGAAAGGGTTTCGGAGGATGAACATCCGCGCCTTGTGGCCACGACCGCAGGTCCCGAAACTCCAAACGAAACACTTTGGAATTCCCTGGCTTCCGGGACCCGAATCACCCTACAGAATGTCGATCTCACCGGGTACGGCGAACAATCCATTACCGCCCTTGGTTCAAGGCTCGCAAATCAATTTCTCCTTCCGGAAAGCAACTCAGGCGGGACCATTCATATTTGGGTACGCAAGCGAGCCGATGAAACAAACCCCAGATACGGCCCCGTCGAAAAAACCGTCGCGTACAAGAATCTTGTTGAGGTGTCGCAGAATTTCGATCCTGAAGATGTCGCTGACGCCCAGCCTTCTGACTTTCAGCCGTCGGGCAGGTCTGTGCGAATCCCGGCAAAGGGAGCTCCCGGCGGAGAAATTTTGAAACCCGCCAAATTTACAAAGTTTCAACATGACACCCTTGAAGACGAAGCATGGAAGGAAATTGAATCAAGAGTCGATCGCAAACGAAAGACTTACGACAACGTCCCATTTGAGCTCACGGGCTGGATTGGTGTTCACGCCACCATCGACAGTGCAGCTGCACGGGAGAACGACGCACGGTTTGTAAAAAATCGGTACTACAACCCCGCTCAGATTCGCGTGTACGTCCGTGGAAAGCTTGCAAGCGACCGTCTCCTGTCTCAGCTCGGACTAACGGGGACATACACCAATTACATTGAAGGTGAAATTAGCTTCGACATCCTAGATGAAGACACCTTGCCGGATATCGCGACATCAAATCGACAAGACTTCGATGAGACTGATGGGCGAGTCACGTTGCTCAAGGCTTTGGTCCGACCAATAGTCCGCAGATTGATGCTCAGCCGTCAGGAAATTGCAACTGAGATTGCTCGAGCTGTCACGGCCGAGAAGGAACGTAGAGACACTTCAAGCAAGCAGCAGTTCTCACATGAAGTCCAGGAAGAGCTCGCGCAACGAACAGAACTATCAGACACCAGTCGCGCGGAGCTTCACATGGTCATCACCAATAAGATCCAGGGAGATGTCTCACCCAAGCAGAAGTATCGAGTATTTATTTCACATGCGCGGAAGGATCGTGCGTTCGCGACAATGATAGACGAGCTTTTGCAGCTAAAAGGCGCAAAAAAAGACGAAATATTCTTCACGTCACGTCCAGGCGATATTGAGTACGCCCTCGATGACCGCGCCCTGAGTATGATTATCAAGGATAGCATCACCCACTCAAATACGTTGATCTTCTATCTGACGAGCAAGAATTTTCTTGCGAGTCAATACTGCCTGTTCGAAGGTGGCGCGGGCTGGGCAACCCGATCGATTGGCGACTATCTCAAGCTCAACGTGGATTACAAATCCATTCCAGCCTTTCTCACGAACGGGCGGTCCGAGGTGACCGTCCTGAATGGTACCAGCATCGAGCTCACGGTAGATCTTCATAACTACTTTATCCGCGGAATACTCAATCCGATGATCTCTCACTTGAACCGAGGGCGAGAGATCACGGGGGAGCCCCTGATTTCGGAGTTCGAAATTCCGTCGGTGCCAACTGAATTTGAACTAAAGAAACAGGGAAGAACAGCCGCCGACTTTTTCAACGAAGAGATCTCGGAATATTGGCAAATTCTCGTCGAAGATACAATCGACGAGTACCTATCAGATTACCCTAAGCCCTAA
- a CDS encoding TetR/AcrR family transcriptional regulator, translated as MSDAAPGGESAGRRGRPRANDPRRPGATAADEILDAAAELFTSRGYAGTSTRAIAEAVGIRQASLYHHFSTKDEILTALLEATVQAPLALARQLAAADGEPIDRLVQLAAFDAEQLATARFNLGALYHLPELAGDAFAEFRRDRAELAEHYRSLSAAAIGDKDDPRTLLPFRLVESVIGLRSDGTISTNDAHSQRVIDTISNAIHTLVSASMHAPYAGRAPRMTHDRTEMP; from the coding sequence ATGAGCGACGCTGCGCCGGGGGGCGAATCCGCAGGACGACGGGGACGGCCCCGCGCGAATGATCCGCGCCGCCCCGGCGCCACCGCCGCCGACGAGATTCTCGACGCCGCTGCCGAGTTGTTCACCTCACGCGGCTATGCAGGAACCTCCACCAGAGCCATCGCCGAGGCCGTGGGAATTCGGCAGGCTTCCCTGTATCACCACTTCTCCACCAAGGACGAGATCTTGACTGCGCTGCTGGAGGCAACGGTGCAGGCGCCACTCGCGCTCGCCCGCCAGCTCGCCGCGGCCGACGGTGAGCCGATCGACCGGCTGGTGCAGTTGGCGGCGTTCGATGCCGAGCAGTTGGCGACGGCCCGTTTCAACCTGGGCGCGCTCTACCATCTCCCCGAGCTGGCCGGTGACGCCTTCGCCGAGTTCCGTCGTGATCGCGCCGAGCTGGCGGAGCACTACCGCTCCCTCTCCGCAGCCGCCATCGGCGACAAGGACGACCCCCGCACCCTGCTCCCCTTCCGGCTGGTTGAGTCCGTCATCGGCCTCCGCTCCGACGGCACGATCAGCACGAACGACGCACACTCCCAACGAGTGATCGATACCATCAGCAATGCGATTCACACCCTTGTATCAGCATCAATGCACGCCCCCTACGCCGGCCGAGCCCCTCGAATGACCCACGATCGCACTGAAATGCCCTGA
- a CDS encoding amino acid permease yields the protein MTATQARQLDSDDLTQLGYEPQLRRSLGTFASFAAGFSFVSILTTIFQLFGLGYSLGGAAFFWTWPLVYFGQFLVALCFAEMAARYPISGAIYQWSRRLGGELVGWFGGWFMILAQIFTAAAAAIALQVVLPTVWSGFQIVGDDPALTSPSGAANAVLLGTVLLVLTTTINCIGVHWMGRINAIGVTCELVGVVAVIGALAMHARRGPDVVFDTSHVTDTGSSGYLGAFIVSGLMAAYVMVGFGSAGELAEETVNPRRVAPRTIRFALTASAIGGGLMLLTALMAAPTLGAELAAGGLPYVLSSVLGSFWGKVLLLDVAVAVFICTLAIQTACSRLIFSMARDHRLPFSDRLSRVNPRTQTPIAPAVLIGVLCVAVLLVNVGNPAIFATLASVCIVLIYLAYLSVTVPMLYQRLRGWPHGEEVRDSDGRPVFSLGRWGIAINAAAVLYGAAMVINLAWPRAEIYDPTGQFPLLQWAGPITVIAAVVLGIACLPRRPHPRPVGNPFATPEGTPV from the coding sequence ATGACCGCTACACAGGCCCGACAACTGGACTCGGACGACCTCACGCAACTCGGATACGAGCCCCAATTGCGCCGGTCGCTGGGCACATTCGCCTCCTTCGCCGCCGGGTTCTCCTTCGTCTCGATCCTCACCACCATCTTCCAGCTGTTCGGTCTGGGCTACTCCCTGGGCGGCGCCGCCTTCTTCTGGACCTGGCCCCTGGTGTACTTCGGCCAGTTCCTCGTGGCCCTGTGTTTCGCCGAGATGGCGGCTCGCTACCCGATCTCCGGCGCCATCTATCAGTGGTCGCGCCGGCTGGGCGGCGAACTGGTGGGCTGGTTCGGCGGCTGGTTCATGATCCTCGCCCAGATCTTCACCGCCGCCGCGGCGGCGATCGCCCTGCAGGTGGTGCTCCCCACAGTGTGGTCCGGCTTCCAGATCGTCGGCGACGATCCCGCCCTGACCAGCCCGAGTGGCGCGGCCAACGCGGTGCTCCTCGGTACCGTCCTACTCGTCCTCACCACCACGATCAACTGCATCGGCGTGCATTGGATGGGGCGGATCAACGCCATCGGCGTCACCTGCGAACTGGTCGGCGTGGTCGCGGTGATCGGCGCCCTCGCGATGCACGCCCGGCGCGGCCCCGACGTCGTCTTCGACACCTCGCACGTCACCGACACCGGCTCCAGCGGCTACCTCGGCGCCTTCATCGTGTCCGGCCTCATGGCGGCCTACGTGATGGTCGGCTTCGGCTCGGCGGGTGAGCTCGCCGAGGAGACCGTCAACCCGCGCCGCGTGGCCCCCCGCACCATCCGCTTCGCCCTCACCGCTTCCGCGATCGGCGGCGGCCTCATGTTGCTCACCGCACTCATGGCCGCCCCAACACTGGGGGCGGAACTCGCAGCCGGTGGCCTGCCGTACGTGCTCTCGTCCGTCCTCGGCTCGTTCTGGGGCAAGGTCCTGCTTCTCGACGTGGCCGTGGCGGTATTCATCTGCACTCTCGCCATCCAGACCGCGTGCAGCCGCCTCATCTTCTCCATGGCCCGCGACCATCGGCTGCCCTTCTCGGATCGGCTCTCGCGCGTGAACCCGCGCACCCAGACGCCGATCGCTCCCGCCGTGCTCATCGGAGTCCTCTGCGTCGCAGTGCTGCTGGTGAACGTGGGGAACCCCGCGATCTTCGCGACCCTCGCCAGCGTCTGCATCGTGCTCATCTACCTGGCCTACCTCTCCGTGACCGTCCCGATGCTCTACCAGCGACTGCGGGGCTGGCCGCACGGCGAAGAAGTCCGCGACTCCGATGGCCGCCCCGTGTTCAGCCTGGGGCGCTGGGGAATCGCGATCAACGCCGCCGCCGTCCTCTATGGCGCCGCCATGGTGATCAACCTGGCCTGGCCGCGTGCCGAGATCTACGACCCCACCGGCCAGTTCCCACTCCTGCAGTGGGCCGGCCCGATCACCGTGATCGCCGCCGTCGTTCTCGGCATCGCGTGCTTGCCGCGCCGTCCGCACCCCCGCCCTGTCGGGAACCCGTTCGCCACCCCGGAAGGAACCCCGGTATGA
- a CDS encoding urea amidolyase associated protein UAAP1 yields MTTSLDNTATTKGARDHARAQADRRVDGMPTVPATAWPAPPTGVPADALTWAETVPGGRYTVKALARGTRLRLTDLTGTACASVLLWRTDAPWERLSLADTVKVPWQAYLGAGHPLLSDQGRVLATIVADDSGHHDAICGTTTLAQNTAKYGAGEAHSDSPAGRELLVLAAAKHGLTPTDVAPTVSFFHGVRVEDDGALTSTGSAGAGHCVDLVLHLPCIVAVANTAHPLDPSPTFDTGMLELMAWHADDDLQALIDDTTVDPEYRRAVANSEDAHHAARSIR; encoded by the coding sequence ATGACCACCTCCCTCGATAACACCGCCACCACCAAGGGCGCCCGGGACCACGCCCGCGCCCAGGCCGACCGTCGCGTGGACGGTATGCCGACGGTGCCCGCCACCGCCTGGCCCGCACCGCCCACCGGCGTCCCCGCGGACGCGCTCACCTGGGCCGAAACGGTTCCCGGGGGCCGCTACACGGTGAAGGCCCTCGCCCGCGGAACCCGGCTGCGGCTCACCGATCTCACCGGCACCGCCTGCGCCTCGGTCCTGTTGTGGCGCACCGATGCGCCCTGGGAACGGCTGAGCCTGGCCGACACCGTCAAGGTGCCCTGGCAGGCCTACCTCGGCGCCGGGCACCCGCTGCTCTCCGACCAGGGCCGCGTGCTCGCCACCATCGTCGCCGACGATTCCGGGCACCACGACGCGATCTGCGGCACCACCACCCTCGCCCAGAACACCGCCAAATACGGAGCGGGGGAGGCGCACTCGGACAGCCCCGCAGGCCGGGAACTGCTCGTCCTGGCTGCCGCGAAACACGGACTCACCCCTACCGATGTGGCACCCACCGTCTCGTTCTTCCACGGTGTGCGCGTCGAGGACGACGGTGCGCTCACCTCCACCGGGAGCGCCGGGGCCGGCCACTGCGTGGACCTGGTTCTGCACCTGCCGTGCATCGTCGCGGTCGCGAATACCGCGCACCCGCTCGACCCGTCACCCACCTTCGACACCGGCATGCTCGAACTAATGGCCTGGCACGCCGACGACGACCTGCAGGCGCTGATCGACGACACCACAGTCGACCCCGAATACCGCCGGGCCGTTGCCAACTCCGAAGACGCCCACCACGCCGCAAGGAGCATCCGATGA
- a CDS encoding urea amidolyase associated protein UAAP2, protein MIATVTPRAPWSGIVPAGHTLTMTDLHGNQAVDTLFYGADDHTVRYSAQQTILGQGNIFLETGTVIRDQESRPMMTIVDDEVGKHDTLGGACSQESNTLRYGHHTKHQHACVENFLIEGSRHGLGKRDLVGNVNFYMYVPVDPDGTLGIVDGLSAPGRKVVLRAEIDTLVLISNCPQINNPCNGFDPTAVELEISEVPA, encoded by the coding sequence ATGATCGCCACCGTCACCCCGCGCGCCCCCTGGTCGGGCATCGTCCCCGCTGGTCACACCCTCACCATGACCGATCTGCACGGCAACCAGGCCGTGGACACCCTGTTCTACGGCGCCGACGATCACACCGTCCGCTACAGCGCCCAACAGACCATCCTGGGGCAGGGCAACATCTTCCTCGAAACGGGCACCGTGATTCGCGACCAGGAATCCCGGCCCATGATGACCATCGTCGACGACGAGGTGGGTAAGCACGACACCCTCGGCGGCGCCTGCTCGCAGGAATCCAACACTCTTCGCTACGGCCACCACACCAAACACCAGCACGCCTGCGTTGAGAACTTTCTCATCGAAGGCAGCCGCCACGGCCTCGGCAAGCGCGATCTGGTGGGCAACGTGAACTTCTACATGTACGTTCCCGTCGATCCGGACGGCACCCTCGGCATCGTCGACGGGCTCTCCGCCCCCGGGCGGAAGGTGGTGCTGCGCGCGGAGATCGACACGCTGGTACTCATCTCCAACTGTCCGCAGATCAACAACCCGTGCAACGGATTCGACCCCACCGCGGTCGAGCTCGAGATCTCGGAGGTGCCCGCATGA
- a CDS encoding 5-oxoprolinase/urea amidolyase family protein has product MTVTIIRPGPMTTVQDWPGRVGYWKVGVPPSGPMDDLSFRLANVAVGNPEGAPGLECTLGGLALTVDEPTIIAVTGAPCTVTVAGRPVPMGASVEVHPGDQLAVGMTGNLGMRVYVALRGGIDVPDYLGSASTFTLGKFGGIGGRTLTAGDELAIGGAETLQQPRRLLAEEVPALTTQWNLAVTVGPHSAPEYFTESDIETLYGTAYEVHFNSDRTGVRLIGPQPDWARPDGGEAGLHPSNIHDTAYSVGALDFTGDTPILLGPDGPSLGGFVCPVTVTTADRWKLGQLRPGDTVRFVPVRAVTAASPADLGTARRAAVPYVIATGGDTDDGILGRSMTADGETTVTYRRSGDDNVLVEYGPMALDLELRARVHALEQRLRDDSPRGLVDLTAGVRSLQVKFDPTVLSQNAVREWISEAEAELPAADDMIVPSRTISLPLSWDDPSTREAIERYVLGVRGDAPWCPWNIEFIRRMNGLDSVDDVQRIVFDADYLVLGLGDVYLGAPVAVPLDPRHRLVTTKYNPARTWTPENAVGIGGAYLCIYGMEGPGGYQFVGRTTQVWNHRHPAAAGGFEPEHPWLLRSFDRISWYPVSTEELADLRADTAAGRGTVDITPGSFSLSSHRAFLAREADDIARVQANMEMARAEERGRWAAAGEFTRSAA; this is encoded by the coding sequence ATGACCGTCACCATCATCCGCCCCGGCCCGATGACCACCGTGCAGGACTGGCCCGGCCGCGTCGGCTACTGGAAGGTGGGCGTTCCCCCGTCCGGCCCGATGGACGACCTGTCGTTCCGGCTCGCGAATGTCGCCGTCGGCAACCCGGAGGGCGCCCCCGGACTCGAATGCACCCTCGGTGGACTAGCCCTCACGGTCGACGAGCCGACCATCATCGCCGTCACAGGGGCGCCGTGCACGGTGACCGTGGCCGGGAGGCCGGTGCCGATGGGGGCGTCGGTCGAGGTGCACCCCGGCGACCAGCTCGCGGTAGGTATGACGGGCAACCTCGGCATGCGCGTCTACGTCGCCCTCCGCGGCGGCATCGACGTCCCCGACTACCTGGGCAGCGCGTCCACCTTCACCCTCGGGAAGTTCGGCGGCATCGGGGGCCGCACCCTCACCGCGGGCGATGAACTCGCCATCGGGGGAGCGGAAACCCTCCAGCAACCGCGCCGCCTCCTCGCCGAGGAGGTGCCGGCCCTCACCACCCAGTGGAACCTCGCCGTGACCGTCGGCCCGCACTCCGCACCCGAGTACTTCACCGAGTCCGATATCGAAACCCTGTACGGCACCGCCTATGAGGTGCACTTCAATTCCGATCGCACCGGCGTCCGCCTGATCGGGCCGCAGCCCGACTGGGCCCGCCCCGACGGCGGCGAAGCAGGACTGCACCCCTCCAACATCCACGACACCGCCTACTCCGTGGGCGCTCTCGACTTCACCGGCGATACCCCGATCCTGCTCGGCCCCGACGGCCCCAGCCTGGGCGGCTTCGTCTGCCCCGTGACCGTGACCACCGCCGACCGCTGGAAACTCGGGCAGCTCCGTCCGGGCGACACCGTGCGCTTCGTCCCCGTCCGGGCCGTCACCGCCGCCTCACCGGCTGATCTCGGCACCGCCCGGCGCGCCGCGGTTCCGTACGTGATCGCCACCGGCGGTGACACCGACGACGGCATCCTCGGACGGTCGATGACCGCCGACGGCGAGACCACCGTCACCTACCGCCGCTCCGGGGACGACAACGTGCTCGTCGAATACGGGCCCATGGCCCTCGACCTCGAGCTCCGCGCCCGCGTCCACGCGCTCGAACAGCGACTGCGCGATGATTCTCCGCGGGGCCTCGTCGACCTCACCGCCGGCGTGCGCAGCCTCCAGGTGAAGTTCGACCCGACAGTGCTGTCCCAGAACGCCGTCCGTGAATGGATCTCCGAGGCCGAGGCGGAGCTCCCCGCTGCCGATGACATGATCGTGCCGAGTCGCACCATCTCGCTCCCGCTGTCGTGGGACGACCCCAGCACCCGCGAGGCGATCGAACGGTACGTCCTGGGCGTCCGTGGTGACGCACCGTGGTGCCCGTGGAACATCGAATTCATCCGCCGGATGAACGGCCTCGATTCGGTGGACGACGTGCAGCGCATCGTGTTCGACGCCGACTATCTGGTGCTCGGTCTGGGCGATGTGTATCTAGGAGCACCCGTCGCGGTCCCGCTCGACCCGCGGCACCGCCTGGTGACCACCAAGTACAACCCGGCCCGCACCTGGACCCCGGAGAACGCCGTCGGGATCGGCGGCGCATACCTGTGCATCTACGGTATGGAGGGCCCCGGTGGCTACCAGTTCGTCGGTCGCACCACCCAGGTGTGGAACCACCGTCATCCTGCCGCCGCGGGCGGATTCGAGCCCGAGCATCCCTGGCTGCTCCGCAGCTTCGACCGGATCAGCTGGTACCCGGTGAGTACCGAGGAACTCGCTGATCTACGCGCCGACACCGCCGCCGGGCGCGGCACCGTCGACATCACACCGGGATCGTTCTCCCTGTCGTCGCACCGGGCTTTCCTCGCTCGCGAGGCCGACGATATCGCCCGCGTGCAAGCGAACATGGAGATGGCCCGAGCCGAAGAGCGCGGACGCTGGGCTGCCGCAGGAGAATTCACCAGGAGCGCAGCATGA
- the atzF gene encoding allophanate hydrolase, with product MSRIADIYRRIAADDRPEVFVTLRPETDVQADYDAAVAAGGPLAGIILAVKDNVDVAGLPTTAACPGYAYTAERDAAAVAALRAAGAVVIGKTNLDQFATGLVGTRSPYGAVRNAHRPDYVSGGSSSGSAVAVALDYADIAIGTDTAGSGRVPAAFQGVVGIKPTIGAVSTDGVIPACASYDCVSVFARDTDAANRAMAIMGATGPRAWPADAPLAAAPDATVAVPAELPGLNDAWRQAFERVVAQAEQAGLRVTRIDVADFLAAGRLLYGGALVAERYSAVGEYLATAGPDAGVDPIVAGIITAAGELPAYRLATDQQRLRELAERTRSILDGCAGLLVPTAPRHPTIADVAADPVGVNSELGAYATFCNLLDLCAVAVPAGETDDGAPFGISVLAPAGHDAVALDLAARITGAPSPEPWNTEFVGALDLAVFGAHLRGQPLERELTALGARWAGPVATAPEYRLVALDTVPPKPGLVHDPIDGRSIRGELWRISPAALGTFLSRLPAPMTLGAVRLNDERSVVGFSCQASALATARLLHVDHWLDRDAAPRS from the coding sequence ATGAGCCGTATCGCCGATATCTATCGCCGCATCGCCGCCGACGACCGACCCGAGGTCTTCGTCACTCTCCGGCCCGAGACCGATGTCCAGGCCGACTACGACGCCGCCGTCGCCGCGGGTGGCCCACTCGCGGGAATCATCCTGGCGGTCAAGGACAACGTCGATGTCGCGGGCCTCCCGACCACCGCGGCCTGCCCCGGATACGCGTACACCGCGGAACGGGACGCCGCAGCCGTCGCGGCCCTGCGTGCCGCCGGAGCCGTGGTGATCGGAAAGACCAATCTCGATCAGTTCGCCACCGGCCTCGTGGGGACGCGGAGCCCGTACGGCGCCGTCCGCAACGCCCACCGTCCCGATTACGTCTCGGGCGGATCCAGTTCCGGATCCGCCGTCGCCGTCGCCCTCGACTACGCAGACATCGCGATCGGTACCGACACCGCCGGCTCGGGCCGGGTGCCCGCCGCTTTCCAGGGCGTCGTGGGCATCAAGCCCACCATCGGCGCCGTGAGCACCGACGGCGTGATCCCCGCCTGCGCGTCGTACGACTGCGTCTCCGTCTTCGCGCGCGATACCGATGCCGCGAACCGTGCCATGGCGATCATGGGCGCCACCGGGCCTCGTGCATGGCCGGCCGACGCGCCGCTGGCGGCCGCCCCCGATGCGACGGTGGCCGTACCTGCGGAACTCCCGGGCTTGAATGACGCATGGCGCCAGGCCTTCGAGCGAGTCGTCGCGCAGGCCGAACAGGCAGGGCTGCGCGTGACCCGCATCGACGTCGCCGACTTCCTGGCCGCGGGCCGGCTGCTCTACGGCGGTGCACTCGTCGCCGAACGGTACAGCGCCGTCGGCGAATACCTCGCGACCGCCGGTCCGGATGCCGGCGTGGATCCCATCGTGGCAGGCATCATCACCGCGGCCGGTGAGCTCCCCGCGTACCGTCTGGCAACCGACCAGCAACGCCTGCGCGAGCTGGCCGAGCGCACCCGCTCCATCCTCGACGGTTGCGCCGGGTTGCTCGTACCGACCGCTCCGCGGCACCCCACCATCGCGGATGTGGCGGCCGACCCGGTGGGCGTGAACTCCGAACTGGGCGCCTACGCCACCTTCTGCAACCTGCTCGACCTGTGCGCGGTTGCGGTGCCTGCGGGGGAAACCGACGACGGTGCGCCGTTCGGCATCAGCGTGCTCGCTCCGGCTGGACACGATGCGGTGGCACTCGACCTCGCCGCCAGGATCACCGGGGCACCGTCGCCCGAACCGTGGAACACCGAGTTCGTCGGTGCGCTGGATCTCGCCGTCTTCGGCGCGCACCTGCGCGGCCAGCCGCTGGAGCGCGAGCTGACCGCCCTGGGGGCACGGTGGGCCGGTCCGGTCGCGACCGCACCCGAGTACCGCCTCGTCGCACTCGACACCGTGCCGCCGAAACCCGGCCTCGTGCACGACCCTATCGACGGTCGCTCGATCCGCGGCGAGCTGTGGCGGATTTCGCCCGCGGCACTCGGCACGTTCCTGTCCCGGTTGCCCGCGCCGATGACGCTCGGTGCCGTCCGATTGAACGACGAGCGGAGCGTCGTCGGGTTCAGCTGCCAGGCCTCCGCTCTGGCCACCGCACGCCTGCTGCACGTGGATCACTGGCTCGATCGTGATGCAGCCCCGCGGTCCTAG